From the Cyanobacterium sp. T60_A2020_053 genome, one window contains:
- a CDS encoding VWA domain-containing protein, which produces MKPLIEVELNDTSISSENTSTQRQLGVSIKAVKDQEINRLPLNICLILDRSGSMVGKPLENVKQAVGAFVDKLTADDTISIIAFNHEAQVIVSNQNVTNKEAIKNSIISLSADGGTAIDEGMRLGIQEINKGKDKRISQILLLTDGENEHGDNGRCLKLAQLASEYNITINTMGFGNNWNQKVLETISDIANGSLSHIEFADQATQEFQKLLARMESVGLTNAYLLLELAEDVRLAELKPIAQVAPETVELHPQRDENNLQKFTIRLGDLMTQERIILTNLYLGKLSLGNQSVATVQVRYDNVRGETMFSEVIPVNIQVQAQYQPQVNSQIQKSVLTLAKYRQTQLAQEKLEQGDSFAAATLLQTAAKTAIQLGDETGATILQTSATRLQGGAQLSNAEKKKTQMAAKTTIQL; this is translated from the coding sequence ATGAAACCATTAATAGAAGTAGAATTAAACGATACCAGTATATCCTCTGAAAATACTAGCACCCAACGACAATTAGGGGTAAGTATCAAAGCAGTAAAAGATCAGGAAATCAATCGCTTACCCCTTAATATTTGCCTTATTTTAGATCGTAGTGGTTCAATGGTGGGAAAACCCTTAGAGAATGTTAAACAGGCGGTGGGCGCCTTTGTCGATAAGTTAACCGCCGATGATACTATTTCTATTATTGCCTTTAACCATGAAGCTCAAGTGATTGTTAGTAATCAAAATGTTACCAACAAAGAAGCCATCAAAAATAGTATTATCTCATTGAGTGCCGATGGTGGCACAGCCATTGACGAAGGTATGAGATTAGGTATCCAAGAAATTAATAAGGGTAAAGATAAGCGTATTTCTCAAATTCTTTTGTTAACAGACGGAGAAAATGAGCATGGGGATAACGGGCGCTGTTTAAAATTGGCACAACTAGCCTCAGAATATAACATTACCATCAACACCATGGGATTTGGTAATAATTGGAATCAAAAAGTATTAGAAACCATTAGCGATATTGCCAATGGTAGTTTAAGTCATATCGAATTTGCCGATCAAGCTACCCAAGAATTTCAAAAACTTTTAGCAAGAATGGAATCCGTCGGGTTAACCAATGCTTATTTATTACTAGAATTAGCGGAAGATGTGCGCCTAGCGGAATTGAAACCCATCGCCCAAGTAGCGCCCGAAACCGTAGAATTACACCCCCAAAGAGATGAAAATAATTTGCAAAAATTTACCATCAGATTAGGGGATTTAATGACTCAAGAGAGAATCATTTTAACTAATCTTTATTTAGGTAAATTATCGTTAGGTAATCAGTCTGTGGCTACGGTGCAAGTGCGTTACGATAATGTCAGAGGGGAAACCATGTTTTCGGAAGTGATACCCGTCAATATTCAAGTACAAGCACAATATCAGCCCCAAGTCAACTCTCAGATTCAAAAATCAGTATTAACCCTTGCTAAATATCGTCAAACTCAGTTAGCCCAAGAAAAATTAGAACAAGGAGACTCTTTCGCTGCCGCCACTTTATTACAAACTGCCGCTAAAACCGCCATTCAATTAGGAGATGAGACGGGCGCTACTATCCTACAAACCAGTGCCACTAGGTTACAGGGGGGGGCGCAGTTATCTAATGCAGAGAAGAAAAAAACTCAGATGGCAGCTAAAACAACTATTCAACTTTAA
- a CDS encoding FHA domain-containing protein produces the protein MITLTLLHPLKSIPVQKWNFEPNTVVRIGRANDNDVVLYSAVVSRHHMEIRPRGADWALVSLGSNGTFVNGRKINKVLVRDGMVVRLASSGPKIMIQLKDEGVSVVSAEAQNPEHNPITSKNISKETVMN, from the coding sequence GTGATTACCCTAACTCTTTTACACCCTCTCAAATCAATCCCTGTTCAAAAGTGGAATTTTGAACCTAACACTGTGGTTAGAATTGGACGAGCTAATGATAATGATGTAGTGTTATATAGTGCGGTGGTTTCTCGTCATCACATGGAAATTAGACCGAGGGGCGCTGATTGGGCATTAGTGAGTTTGGGGTCGAATGGTACTTTTGTTAATGGCAGAAAAATTAACAAGGTTTTAGTGCGAGATGGTATGGTAGTTCGTTTGGCAAGTTCTGGTCCCAAGATTATGATTCAATTAAAAGACGAGGGAGTTAGTGTTGTCAGTGCTGAGGCTCAAAATCCAGAACACAACCCCATCACTAGCAAAAATATCTCTAAAGAAACGGTTATGAATTAA
- a CDS encoding TlyA family RNA methyltransferase: MSKERLDILLTQQNLCESRALAQKLIRAGKVKVKGHVVDKPGTLFSVDVAIEVKAQAPFVSRGGEKLIRALDYFNIDVVDKICLDGGISTGGFTDCLLQKGAKLVYGVDVGYGQVAWQLRQDERVVLRERTNFRHLSFADLYGENPAPSLGVMDLSFISLTKVLDNLWQLLLEPREVILLVKPQFEVGKGKVGKNGVVREVELQAGALENVMHHAIKLGWQYQGVTYSPITGPAGNIEYLLWLKQGNSNEIPPLELFSALAQEAQEKLNS, from the coding sequence TTGTCAAAAGAAAGATTAGATATTTTATTAACTCAGCAAAATCTTTGCGAATCTCGTGCCTTAGCTCAAAAATTGATCAGAGCGGGAAAAGTAAAGGTAAAAGGTCACGTTGTGGATAAACCGGGGACATTATTCTCCGTGGATGTGGCTATTGAGGTAAAAGCCCAAGCGCCCTTCGTCTCCCGAGGTGGCGAAAAATTGATACGGGCGCTGGATTATTTTAATATTGATGTAGTTGATAAAATATGTCTTGACGGCGGTATTTCCACGGGAGGATTTACCGATTGTCTATTACAAAAAGGAGCAAAATTAGTTTATGGTGTAGATGTGGGTTATGGGCAAGTGGCTTGGCAACTGCGACAGGATGAGCGAGTCGTTTTAAGGGAAAGAACTAATTTTCGTCATCTTAGTTTTGCTGATTTGTATGGAGAAAATCCAGCGCCCTCCCTCGGTGTTATGGATTTATCTTTTATTTCTCTCACCAAAGTATTAGATAATCTCTGGCAATTATTATTAGAACCCAGAGAAGTTATATTATTAGTGAAACCACAATTTGAAGTGGGCAAAGGTAAAGTTGGTAAAAATGGCGTAGTCAGAGAAGTAGAATTACAGGCAGGGGCGCTGGAAAATGTCATGCACCACGCCATTAAATTAGGATGGCAATATCAAGGGGTGACATATTCCCCCATCACTGGACCGGCTGGTAATATAGAGTATTTACTATGGTTAAAACAGGGAAATAGCAACGAGATTCCTCCCTTAGAATTATTCAGCGCCCTTGCCCAAGAAGCTCAAGAAAAACTTAATTCATAA
- the pdhA gene encoding pyruvate dehydrogenase (acetyl-transferring) E1 component subunit alpha has translation MAEERQLPKFDHSTVKISKEESLKYYEDMVLGRLFEDKCAEMYYRGKMFGFVHLYNGQEAVSSGIVKSLRNGEDYVCSTYRDHVHALSSGVPAKEVMAELFGKSTGCSKGRGGSMHMFSAQHRLLGGYAFVAEGIPVATGAAYQSMYRRLALGDESSDQVTVCFFGDGASNNGQFFECLNMAALWKLPVIYVVENNKWAIGMAHDRATSQPEIYKKASVFSMEGYEVDGMDLLAVRDVAQKAIARARAGEGPTLIEALTYRFRGHSLADPDELRDAQEKEFWNARDPIKKFASYLTENNIVSQAELDAVDKKVMADIDEAVKFAEESPEPQPSELYDYIFA, from the coding sequence ATGGCAGAAGAAAGACAGCTACCCAAATTTGATCACTCTACGGTTAAAATCAGTAAAGAAGAAAGTCTGAAATATTACGAAGATATGGTGCTAGGGCGCTTGTTTGAAGACAAATGCGCGGAAATGTACTATCGGGGCAAAATGTTCGGTTTCGTCCATCTCTACAACGGACAGGAGGCTGTTTCTAGTGGTATAGTCAAATCCTTACGTAATGGAGAAGATTACGTTTGTAGTACCTATAGAGATCACGTTCATGCCCTTAGTAGCGGTGTTCCAGCCAAGGAGGTAATGGCGGAGTTATTCGGCAAGTCCACCGGTTGCAGTAAGGGGCGCGGTGGTTCCATGCACATGTTTTCGGCACAACATCGTCTTTTAGGTGGTTATGCTTTCGTGGCTGAGGGTATCCCCGTGGCGACGGGCGCTGCTTATCAAAGTATGTACCGCCGTTTAGCTTTGGGGGATGAAAGTTCGGATCAGGTAACAGTTTGTTTTTTTGGCGATGGCGCCAGTAATAATGGTCAGTTTTTTGAATGTCTAAACATGGCGGCGCTGTGGAAGTTGCCGGTTATTTATGTGGTGGAAAATAATAAATGGGCCATTGGTATGGCTCATGATCGCGCTACTTCTCAGCCTGAAATTTATAAAAAAGCTAGTGTTTTTAGCATGGAAGGCTATGAAGTTGACGGTATGGACTTGTTGGCAGTTAGGGATGTGGCACAAAAAGCCATTGCCAGGGCGCGCGCCGGGGAAGGTCCTACTCTTATTGAAGCATTAACTTATCGTTTTCGTGGTCATTCTTTAGCTGATCCTGATGAATTAAGGGATGCACAGGAAAAAGAGTTTTGGAATGCCAGAGACCCTATTAAGAAATTTGCCAGTTATTTGACGGAAAATAACATCGTTTCTCAGGCTGAATTGGATGCCGTGGATAAAAAAGTCATGGCTGATATTGATGAAGCGGTGAAGTTTGCAGAGGAAAGCCCTGAACCTCAGCCCAGTGAATTATACGATTATATTTTTGCTTAA